One Synechococcus sp. JA-2-3B'a(2-13) genomic window carries:
- a CDS encoding TIGR03960 family B12-binding radical SAM protein translates to MLSPATAQTDLSPIDLDCLLTPEIQRPARYLGKEFGAVHRPWDSARVRWVLSYPELYEVGASNLGHLILYNILNAQPDQLCDRTYLPGPDLAARLRQLGIPLFAVESRRPLRAFHIIGFSLAYELGGTNILEMLDLAGIPLKWWERQPFTPEECPLIFAGGPTATSNPEPFADFFDFFVFGDGEEVLPEIGQVLAGSLSKPRREVLLELAQVPGVYVPQFYEGIPPRPIVPGVPERIRRRVALPQPQYSVGLVPLVETVHDRLVMEVRRGCTRGCRFCQPGMLTRPARDVAPEAVVEAVVQGLRKTGYNEFSLSSLSCSDYLSLPAVGAELHNRLLREHIALSLPSQRVDRFDEQIAAIMKGSRRSGLTFAPEAGTQRLRDIINKGLTDADLIRGIRTAVQEGWDKIKLYFMIGLPGETDADVLGIARTVEMLQRECAALGRKRVEFTLTLSNFTPKPHTPFQWHRVDYADVQRKQALLQKELRRLRGVKAHFTDIRFSILEDFIGKGDRSLGQMIERAWRAGAGMDAWWESIDTAYAAWVRAYCGEEVDPAADPVALCAHLPIRELGLEDPLPWDHIDTGIDKKWLQKDYRRALEALTVEDCSFEGCSACGICGPGFGHNIVIPPPPVPPLQSKPTPTPDPLEPEPPAQRFRITYGKIGDLRWLGHLDLMRLWERACRRAGLPLAFSGGYHPMPRLANANALPIGQEGYGEILDLELLDRPEGPLTPEKLRALLSEQLPPEIPIQAVQEISLRDPSATAAVYAAEYQLTVSCELPKAVHGSGTESSWPAWVTQILDAQEIWIEKTSKSGKSSPFNARALLYYLEFQGLTPEGSACLLYRGSCRNDGAYLRPTHLVQMAESLGLPHWTLQTAKRLRLLWENPLADPD, encoded by the coding sequence ATGCTTTCTCCAGCTACTGCGCAAACTGATCTGAGTCCCATCGATCTGGATTGCCTGCTCACCCCTGAGATTCAGCGGCCAGCCCGCTACTTGGGCAAAGAGTTTGGCGCCGTCCACCGTCCTTGGGATTCGGCACGGGTGCGTTGGGTGCTGAGCTATCCAGAGCTGTACGAGGTGGGAGCTTCCAACCTAGGCCACCTCATCCTTTACAACATCCTCAACGCCCAGCCGGATCAACTGTGTGACCGCACCTACTTGCCAGGCCCGGATCTGGCGGCCCGCCTGCGGCAGTTGGGGATCCCGCTGTTTGCCGTGGAGTCCCGCCGCCCTCTGCGCGCTTTCCATATCATTGGCTTCAGCCTGGCTTACGAGCTGGGGGGCACCAACATCCTGGAGATGCTGGACCTGGCCGGGATCCCGCTCAAGTGGTGGGAGCGGCAGCCCTTTACCCCGGAAGAGTGCCCTCTGATCTTTGCCGGTGGGCCAACCGCCACCTCCAACCCAGAGCCTTTTGCCGACTTTTTCGATTTCTTCGTCTTCGGAGATGGGGAAGAGGTGCTGCCGGAAATTGGCCAAGTGCTGGCCGGATCCCTGTCCAAGCCCCGCCGAGAGGTCTTGCTGGAGCTGGCCCAGGTGCCGGGGGTGTACGTGCCCCAGTTTTACGAAGGGATCCCACCGCGGCCCATCGTGCCTGGGGTGCCGGAGCGCATCCGCCGTCGGGTGGCCCTGCCTCAACCCCAATACTCCGTCGGCCTGGTGCCTTTGGTGGAAACCGTCCACGACCGCCTGGTGATGGAAGTGCGGCGGGGCTGCACACGGGGCTGCCGATTTTGCCAGCCGGGAATGCTTACCCGCCCAGCGCGGGATGTGGCTCCGGAAGCAGTGGTGGAGGCTGTGGTGCAGGGCTTGCGCAAGACCGGCTACAACGAATTTTCCCTCTCTTCTCTCAGTTGCTCCGACTACCTTTCCCTGCCGGCGGTGGGAGCGGAGCTGCACAACCGTCTCCTCAGAGAACACATTGCCCTTTCCCTGCCCAGCCAGCGGGTGGATCGTTTTGATGAGCAAATTGCCGCCATCATGAAGGGATCCCGCCGCTCCGGCCTCACCTTTGCCCCCGAAGCTGGCACCCAAAGGCTGCGGGACATCATCAACAAGGGCCTCACCGATGCCGACTTGATTCGCGGCATTCGCACCGCCGTCCAAGAGGGCTGGGACAAAATCAAGCTCTATTTCATGATTGGCCTGCCCGGCGAGACCGACGCCGATGTCCTGGGGATCGCCCGCACCGTCGAGATGCTGCAGCGAGAATGTGCAGCCCTGGGTCGCAAGCGGGTGGAATTTACCCTCACCCTCTCCAACTTCACCCCCAAGCCACACACCCCCTTCCAGTGGCACCGGGTAGACTATGCCGACGTGCAGCGGAAGCAGGCCCTGCTGCAGAAGGAGCTGCGGCGGCTGCGGGGCGTCAAAGCCCACTTCACCGATATCCGCTTCAGCATCCTGGAAGACTTCATCGGCAAAGGGGATCGCTCCCTGGGACAGATGATCGAGCGGGCTTGGCGGGCCGGTGCCGGCATGGATGCCTGGTGGGAAAGCATCGACACCGCCTATGCTGCCTGGGTGAGGGCCTACTGCGGCGAAGAGGTGGATCCTGCCGCCGATCCGGTCGCCCTCTGCGCCCATCTCCCCATCCGGGAATTGGGCCTGGAGGATCCCTTGCCCTGGGATCACATCGATACCGGCATCGACAAAAAATGGCTGCAAAAAGACTACCGCCGCGCCCTGGAAGCCCTCACCGTGGAAGACTGCTCCTTCGAGGGCTGCTCCGCCTGCGGCATCTGCGGCCCCGGCTTCGGCCACAACATCGTCATTCCCCCTCCGCCCGTCCCGCCCCTGCAGAGCAAACCCACCCCCACCCCGGATCCCCTGGAGCCGGAGCCACCTGCCCAGCGTTTCCGCATCACCTACGGCAAAATCGGGGATCTGCGCTGGCTGGGCCACCTGGATCTCATGCGCCTGTGGGAACGGGCCTGTCGGCGAGCGGGGTTACCTCTGGCCTTCAGCGGCGGCTACCACCCCATGCCCCGCCTGGCCAACGCCAACGCTCTGCCCATCGGCCAGGAAGGCTACGGCGAAATCCTGGATCTGGAGCTGCTGGATCGGCCTGAAGGTCCTCTGACGCCTGAGAAACTGCGCGCCCTTCTGAGCGAACAGCTGCCCCCGGAGATCCCCATCCAAGCGGTCCAAGAAATTAGCCTTCGGGATCCCTCGGCCACCGCAGCCGTTTACGCCGCCGAATATCAGCTCACGGTGAGCTGCGAGTTGCCCAAAGCCGTTCACGGCAGCGGGACGGAGTCCTCTTGGCCTGCCTGGGTCACCCAGATCCTAGACGCGCAGGAAATCTGGATTGAAAAAACCTCCAAGTCTGGCAAGTCCTCTCCCTTCAATGCCCGCGCCCTGCTTTACTACCTAGAGTTTCAGGGCCTGACCCCCGAGGGCAGCGCTTGCCTCCTTTACCGGGGCAGTTGCCGCAACGACGGTGCCTACCTGCGGCCCACCCATCTGGTTCAAATGGCCGAGTCATTGGGGTTGCCCCACTGGACACTACAGACGGCAAAGCGGCTGCGCCTGTTGTGGGAGAACCCCCTAGCCGATCCAGATTGA
- a CDS encoding Rne/Rng family ribonuclease, which translates to MPRQIVIAEQHRVAAVFAEDQVQELIVASGAHQVGDVYVGIIENVLPSIDAAFVNIGPAERNGFIHVSDLGPLRLKRSHASISELVLPQQKVLVQVMKEPTGNKGPRLTGDLAFPGRYLVLRPYGKGVHLSRRIEDREERNRLKSLAILIKPPQMGLLVRTEAEGVSEEAMIDDLEQLKKLWEDIQQQYQAARGPGLLNRDDDFIQRVLRDVYSDDVNRIVTDSAAGAKRVRSYLQGWNKGQMPPGVVVDAHREPTPILEYFRVNAVIRQALRPRVDLPSGGYIIIEPTEALTVIDVNSGSFTQSATSRETVLWTNCEAATEIARQLRLRNIAGVIVVDFIDMDSRRDQLLVLEHFNKALSSDKARPQVVQLSELGLVELTRKRQGQSLYEIFGYSCPTCEGLGILARLPGAEPGHLLTIESGLTVTLPTEAEGGDEEEAGPILPRDGNPQRARLRVGSDGLSRGDSRALLRRSRSAPGQRRPSPDPFTTSDDLEEEPRVETGRKRPREDWGDPRTGQRLVARSLDTPVEEEAPEPMQLPGGGADLKRQEPRRSGPGEEAESASRKDHTSPARTVRASGTESSEGRPAPVRQTVTVEMTPLQQRVYSELGLSPLLLLDQPPPWGRDTAVRVVLPGTLEVESSPEVETEATSQAEELAPEPDALQEKEPLDTVSPPEPSEPEISSAESFPSAVQSSLAEPAAELGISPAQQSPAASRRRRSRSS; encoded by the coding sequence ATGCCCAGGCAGATTGTCATTGCCGAGCAACATCGCGTGGCAGCCGTCTTCGCCGAAGATCAAGTGCAAGAGCTGATCGTCGCCAGCGGCGCTCACCAAGTGGGAGACGTTTACGTCGGAATCATCGAGAACGTTCTGCCCAGCATCGATGCCGCTTTCGTCAACATCGGCCCTGCAGAGCGCAATGGGTTTATCCACGTCAGCGACCTGGGCCCGCTGCGCCTCAAGCGAAGTCATGCCTCGATTTCTGAGCTGGTCTTGCCGCAGCAAAAGGTGCTGGTACAGGTGATGAAAGAGCCTACCGGCAACAAAGGGCCAAGGCTTACCGGAGATTTGGCCTTTCCAGGGCGGTATTTGGTGTTGCGACCCTACGGAAAAGGCGTTCATCTGTCCCGCCGCATCGAGGATCGAGAAGAACGCAACCGTTTGAAGTCGCTGGCCATTTTGATTAAACCCCCGCAGATGGGCCTGTTGGTGCGCACCGAAGCGGAAGGTGTGTCCGAAGAAGCGATGATCGACGACCTGGAGCAATTGAAGAAACTCTGGGAAGATATTCAACAGCAGTATCAGGCAGCACGGGGGCCGGGGCTACTCAACCGGGATGACGACTTTATTCAGCGGGTGCTGCGGGATGTTTACTCCGACGATGTGAACCGTATTGTGACCGACTCTGCGGCAGGAGCGAAGCGAGTCCGTAGCTATCTGCAGGGCTGGAACAAGGGCCAAATGCCCCCCGGTGTCGTTGTCGATGCCCACCGCGAGCCCACCCCCATTCTGGAGTATTTTCGGGTCAACGCGGTCATTCGGCAGGCGCTGCGGCCACGGGTGGATCTGCCCTCTGGTGGCTACATCATCATCGAGCCCACCGAGGCCCTGACGGTAATTGATGTTAACTCGGGCTCCTTCACCCAATCGGCCACTTCTCGGGAGACAGTGCTGTGGACAAACTGTGAGGCGGCTACCGAGATTGCCCGCCAATTGAGGCTGCGCAACATTGCCGGTGTGATTGTGGTGGACTTCATCGATATGGATTCCCGCCGCGACCAGTTGCTGGTTTTGGAGCATTTTAACAAGGCCCTCTCCAGCGATAAAGCTCGCCCACAGGTGGTCCAACTGTCGGAATTGGGGCTGGTGGAGCTCACCCGCAAACGGCAGGGGCAAAGCCTTTACGAGATCTTCGGCTATTCTTGCCCCACCTGTGAGGGGCTGGGGATCCTAGCCCGCTTGCCGGGGGCCGAGCCAGGGCATCTGTTAACAATAGAAAGCGGCCTGACGGTAACGCTACCCACCGAGGCGGAAGGAGGGGATGAGGAAGAGGCCGGCCCGATCCTGCCCCGCGATGGCAACCCCCAACGGGCACGCCTGCGAGTGGGGAGCGATGGGCTGTCTCGAGGCGATAGCCGTGCGCTGCTGCGGCGGTCGCGCTCTGCCCCCGGACAACGACGCCCCAGCCCGGATCCCTTTACGACTTCAGACGATCTGGAGGAAGAGCCACGGGTTGAAACGGGACGCAAGCGTCCCCGTGAAGACTGGGGGGATCCCCGCACTGGCCAGCGCCTCGTTGCCCGGAGCCTGGATACTCCTGTAGAAGAGGAAGCCCCAGAGCCGATGCAACTGCCAGGGGGCGGAGCAGACCTAAAGCGTCAAGAACCCCGCCGTTCTGGCCCTGGGGAAGAGGCAGAATCCGCCTCACGCAAAGATCACACTTCCCCAGCCCGCACCGTTCGCGCCAGCGGGACGGAGTCCTCAGAAGGCCGTCCGGCTCCGGTACGGCAAACCGTCACCGTGGAGATGACCCCGTTACAACAACGGGTCTACTCGGAGTTGGGGCTGTCGCCGCTGTTGCTGCTTGACCAGCCGCCGCCTTGGGGCCGAGACACGGCGGTTAGGGTGGTTCTGCCGGGAACTCTCGAGGTGGAAAGTAGCCCAGAGGTGGAGACTGAGGCAACTTCTCAGGCGGAGGAGTTGGCGCCCGAACCGGATGCCTTGCAGGAGAAGGAGCCGCTGGATACCGTTTCTCCACCCGAACCCTCGGAACCCGAAATCTCCTCTGCTGAATCGTTCCCGTCAGCCGTGCAGAGCAGCTTGGCCGAGCCAGCGGCGGAACTGGGGATCAGCCCTGCCCAGCAATCTCCAGCAGCCTCCAGGCGACGGCGCTCCCGCAGCAGTTAG
- a CDS encoding ribonuclease HII has product MVERARPSLIWEGSLWQQGILRVAGVDEVGRGALAGPVVAAAVILPAQMDPKELEGVRDSKQLRPQQRAQWAERIRQVALAVGVGSASAAEIDRLNIRQATVLAMQRALAKLDPIEHILLDGLPLAELGSRQTALVKGDHISLSIAAASVVAKVWRDALMQSWDRQYPGYGWRTNAGYGTREHRLALQNLGPTPQHRRSFAPLAELKVSRYDG; this is encoded by the coding sequence ATGGTGGAGCGGGCAAGGCCGAGTTTGATCTGGGAGGGATCCCTTTGGCAGCAGGGGATCCTGCGGGTGGCGGGGGTGGATGAGGTGGGGCGGGGAGCCCTGGCTGGGCCAGTGGTGGCGGCGGCGGTAATTTTGCCCGCCCAGATGGATCCCAAAGAACTGGAGGGAGTGAGGGATTCCAAACAACTGCGTCCGCAGCAACGCGCTCAATGGGCGGAACGGATTCGGCAGGTGGCTTTGGCTGTGGGCGTTGGCAGTGCCTCTGCTGCTGAGATCGACCGGCTCAACATTCGCCAGGCCACGGTGCTAGCCATGCAGCGGGCTTTGGCCAAGTTGGATCCAATCGAACACATTTTGCTGGATGGATTGCCGCTGGCCGAGCTGGGATCCCGGCAAACGGCCCTGGTCAAGGGGGATCACATCAGCCTCTCCATTGCCGCTGCTTCAGTTGTGGCCAAAGTCTGGCGAGATGCCTTGATGCAGAGCTGGGATCGGCAGTACCCCGGCTACGGCTGGCGCACCAACGCTGGCTATGGCACGCGGGAGCACCGACTGGCGTTGCAGAACTTGGGGCCCACCCCGCAGCACCGCCGCAGCTTTGCCCCCTTGGCAGAACTGAAAGTCAGCAGATATGATGGTTAG